Genomic DNA from Jejubacter calystegiae:
GCCTGTTCATCGCCATCCGGCACCAGGCGGCCGCAGTCGAAGTCGGCCAGCAGATCGCGCGGACCATACTTCACCGCCATACTGACCAACGGCGTCCCGTAACTTAGCGCCTCCAGACCGAACTGCGACTGCCCTTCCTGGTCGGAGCAGAGCACCGCGCAGCAGCTTTCGCTATGGAGCCGGGCGATGTCATCGGTAAAACCGTGGATCTTTATCGACGCCTCCAGCCCCAGTTGCGCCACCTGCCGCACCAGCCCCTGACGCAACGGACCGGCGCCCCAGGTGTGTAACTCCGCATCCGGCACCGCCTGTAGCACTCGCTGAAACACCCTGACCAGCAGATCGTGACGTTTTTCTGCCGAATAGCGCGCCATATAGAGCACCCGCCGGTTATCCCTGTTAGTGGGTGTAATACCAGCCAATGGAGCCTCATTCGGGATTATTCGCAGCATCTCGGGTTTTACGCCATCGCGTACCAGATCGTCATGCTGTTCCCGGGTCAGCACCAGAATTTGATCGACCGGCGCTTCCGCCACCAGCAGGTGCGCGTAGGACTGCTTCAATTTCCCATTGCGCAAACGGTGGGTATTATGAATAACCGACGTCACCGTGGCGTTAAAACGCGACCTGGGATCGGATAAGACAAAATCACGCCACGGCAGATTTTTATCGACGATAAAGTGCCAGCGCACCTCAGGCGCCAGAGTGGCATTCAGCGCCGCCGCCAGCCAGGCCGACTCGCTCAGGAAGCTGACCATGCCGCTTCCGGTCTGGTGCCAGTCGATGCGCGTCAGCACCGAACGATCGTTACGGCTCTGATAGTGTTTCAGCAGCAGCGCCTGACTGTGGCCGTCCACAAAAACCTCCAGCGCCAGGCGCTGCGGAGCGTCCTTATGGGCAAACTGCAAACGATACAGACCACCATCGCTGCGGGTACGGTTCAGTAGCGGCCCGGGCACCTGCCAGGGCAGCGCCGATAGTTCCCCGCGATCGCGCATCGCCAGCAGTCCGTCGTAAATCGACATTACCCGTACGCCCTGCGGCAGTCGGCCACTCTCTTTAAACTGCGCCACCGTCTGCCCCAGCGCCGGATTCCACGCCGACGTCATAATGCACGGCGTCTGCCCCAGCCGTTCAACGAACAGCCTGGCGCGCCGCGCCATCGCCACTTCGATGCCGTTGCCGACATTACGCAAGTTTTCCCCCAGAAACATAATCTGGGTGGCGGACCATGGCGTTAATGCCACCGGCTGGCGCTGACTGCGTCGCAGCCAGGTCAGATAAGCGACATAGCCCGACAGATAGTGCTCCACATCGTCGATCCGCACCCGATAGCCGTGATGACGAATGAAAAAGCTGCCAACAATGCGCCGGGGTCGTTTGAAATACATCGCCAGTTCCGGCCAGAAGAAGCCGTTCAGCAAGTAGCGCGCCCGGGTTTCCAGCGCCCGGTTAAATTTAGCGAGGTCGAAATCCGCCAGCAGCCCACGATGAGGAGAATTCGCCAGTCGGGTCAGGGTCTGTTGCGCCGCCATCATCAGTTCCAGCAGCGTGGGATAGGTGGTCACCCGCTCGGCAACAAAATCGAGGTGATCGCGGACGTTGTCCAGAGCAAAGCGGAAATACTTCTCTTCCGGGCAGTAGATCGTCAGCTCATTAATACAGTAGCCCAGCCAGTGATCGTGGGCGCGCCAGTGCTCCTTAACGATAAAATGATCCACCGCTTTTTTAACGCGATCCAGCCAGCGGGCTTCGGCGGTCAGGCTGTACAGACGCATCAGCGCAAAGGCCGCTTCGCCATCGTAATAGATAATGCGATGAGCCTCTTTGAGCGACAGATCCGCCGCATTCAGCACGTGCACAAAGCCGCCGCTGTGCGGATCCTGCATAAAAGCAATGCCTTCCGCCAGCCGGTTCATCTGCTCCAGATAGCGGGTTTCGCCGGTGACTTCACTGTACTTCGCCAGCGCCAGGATCGCCACGGCGTTAGCGCCGAGTTTAATTTCATCACCGACATCCACCACAAAGTCGGCGCTGCCGCCGTCAGGCAATGAAAAATTCTGAATCAGTTGTCCGGTTAAATAGTCCAGCGCCCGCTCAATGGCCGCTTTATGTTCCGGATTACGCGTCAGTGACCAGCCATCGATCAGCGCCCAGGTACTGCTGGCGTGACGCAGGGCATTATAGGTACCAATTCGCCGGTCGAAACAGGGGAACCAGCCGTACTCATACTTGCCTTGCGCCAGTACCTGGCGGGCCAGGAAATCGCAGCCCTGAGTAATGGCCTGCGGCAACGCCGTCTGCTGCCAGTTTTCTACCTGCCGGAAACCGGAATAACGGCCCTGCGAAGTGAGTTCCCATACCTGGCGGCCATCGGTAAACAGGCCGCAGGTGGTAAAGCGCCACAGCGTTTCGCTGTCGCTTTCGGGCCAGCTTAGCGCTTCGCCAAAGCGCTGTTCGCCGTAGCGCGCCAGATTACCGGCATTGGGCGTGGCGACCGGAATCTTGCCGTCGTAGAGAATAGCGTTGGCGTTGATTTCCATTTCCAGCAGCGCCCGGGAGAATTGCGCGTCAAAACTCAGGCCAAAGCGGAAGTAATTACGCTTGGTACGCGCCAGTTTTTCCTTAAGCTGACCCCAGTTCAGAGGCTCAATCTTGTTCACCACCTCCACCCGCAGCCAGCAGGGCTCCACCTGTGATTTATGGCGCTGTTTTTGCAACGCCTGAGCGCCAGCCAGCCAGGCTTCGGGAAAGCTGCGTCCCCGTGCCGTTACCACCCGGGCACGGCTTTCCGGTGACCCCAAGCTAAAAAACAGCGTCCAGCCATCGCCTTGCTTTTCTGGCACCAGGGTCTGCGCCTGCGGCCAGGCGCGCTCTAATAAATGACTTAAAGACATTGCCATCCTCCCGGAAAATTAGCGTTCCCGCAGTGCTTCTTTGGCGCGGTTAAAGGGTTTAATCAGATAATCCAGCACCGTTTTCTCGCCAGTCTTGATATCCACGTTGGCGATCATACCCGGTACGATCGAAAAGCGTTTGCCTGCTTTGTTGTGCAAAAAGTCGTGATCAGTACGAATAAAGACACGGTAATAGTAGATTTCCGGTTTGGCCTCGTCCTGTATAGTGTCCGGCGAAATGCTCTCTACCTGCCCTTCCAGACCACCGTAGATGGCGTAGTCATAGGCGGTGATTTTCACCAACGCCTTCTGCCCCGGGTGAATAAACGCAATGTCGCGCGGCGACAAACGCGTCTCGATCAACAATCTATCGTCGATCGGCACAATCTCCATCAGTTCGCCGTTAGGCGGAATCACGCCACCAATAGTGTTTACTTTAATATTTTTCACAATGCCGCGCACCGGCGAAGTCACCGTCATTCGCCGCAGGGAGTCGGCTCGTCCCTTAATAACTTCCGATAACGTGCTGGATTCGGCATTAGCTTTGGACAGTTCCTCCCGGGCCTGAACCAGATACTGGGAACGCAAATCCAGCATCTTCAGTTGCAGATCCGCCTTCTGACGCTGAAGTCGCAGAGCGTCCACATTGCTGGCAGCGCCGGTGTTCACCAGACGCTGGGTGATCTCCAGCTCCCGGCTTACCGACGCCAGAGACGCCTTAATCTGAGTCAGCGAGTCGGCATACTGACTACGTCTGGCGTGATACAAGCGGCTCTCTGCGGAAATGAGCTGCGGAGAGTCCTTAAGCGCTTCCGGGAAGGTCAGTGGAAGATCGTTCACTTCGGCATACAGGCGAGCGCTGGCGGCCAGCGCCGCCCGATAGCGGGCCTCGCTCTCCCCTACGTTGGATTGCGAACGGGTCGGATCCAGCCGGGCGATTATCTGACCGGCCTGAACCCGCTGCCCCTCTTTTACCCCCAACGCCACCAGAATGCCGCCGTCCAGTGACTGAATCACCTGCTCGCGTGTGCTGGGAATCACCTTCCCGGTTCCGGTGGACACTTCGTCCAGAGTGCCGAACCACGCCCAGACCAGAGTCACCAACAACAGCAGCGCAATTACCACCACCACCCGTTGGGAGCGGGACAGCGCGCCATCATCCATGTCGCTATCCACTCCGGCCAGCAGCGGCAGCGCCTGTTCAGGCTGACTGTTTTTCATTATCGCCTCCCGCCGGGGCCGCTGCCCGGTTAAGCACCTGTTCTTTCGGCATATCCATCACCAGTTGCCCCTCTTTGAGTACCAGCACTCTGTCTACCAGCGCCATTACCGCGGTGCGGTGAGTCGCCACCACCAGGGTGCGTCCTCCCAGCCAGCGTTCAAGACGTTGCAGGAAGTCGCGTTCAGTGTGTTCATCCAGCGCCGCGGTGGGCTCATCCAGCAGCACAATATTGGGATCGCGTAGCAGCATTCGCGCCAGTAGAATGGCCTGGCGCTGGCCGCCCGACAGACCGCTGCCCCCCTCCATCACCAGATGGTCGAGCCCCAACGGCAGACGGCGGATAAAGTCCGCGCCGCCGCACACCTCCAGCGCCGCGAAAACCTCATCGTCTCTGGCATTCGGCGCCCCCAGAGTCAGGTTTTCGCGCAGCGTGCCGTGAAACAGTCGGGCGTTTTGGGTCAGCAGCCCGACGTTACGCCGCACATCCGCCATATCAATATGCCCCAGGCTCAGATTATCCAGAGTCAGTTCCCCTTCCATCAGAGGAATACCGCCAGCCAGCGCCTGTAGCAGGGTCGATTTTCCGGCGCCGTTGCGACCCAGTACGGCGATACGCTCACCGGCCTCGATCTCAAGCTTCGCGACCCGCAGCGGTACCTGGGGATCATCCTGGTGATAGCGGAACAGCGCATTGCTGAAACGGTAGTTGCCGTGCAGCACCGGACTGGCGATACGCTGCTCATCCGGACCATTTTCCACCGGCAGACTCATAATGCTGTCCAGTCCGGCTTTGGCGGCCCGTGCCTGCTGCCAGCGCGCCAGAACGCCGCACAGCGCGGTCATGGGAGCCACCATGCGCGCAGAAAGCTGCGAAGCGGCCACCACCGCGCCGGTCGTGATGTCACCGTCGATCACCAACGGCGCTCCCAGCATGACCACGCCAGCATAGACCATGCCCTGAACGCTCATCCCCCAGGCGATTAGCCCCTGGGTCAGCTTACGGGTGCGAACCCCAGACTGGGCGGTGATCTGGATATAGCCATTCCACTGCTGCAAAAAGCGATTTTCCGCCTGCATCAGTTTAATGTCTTCCAGCCCCTGGATACTTTCGACCAGCACGGCGTTACGCAGGGTCGATTCCTGCACGTTCTGACGGGCCAGATGAGCCAGCTTTTTTTGCAGCATCAGACCCGGTGCCAGCATCAGGATCGCCGCCAGCGGCGCAATCCAGGCCAGTTGAGGCGCAATAACGCAAAGGACCACCAGAAACAGCAGGAAGAAGGGCAAATCCACCACGGCGGAAACGGTGGACGAGGTCACCATTTCACGAATCTGCTCCAGCTCGCGCAGTTGGGAGATAAAACTACCAGTAGAACGTGGCACCGCACTGTTGCGCAGTCGCAGGGCATGGCCAAACACCCGGTCGGAAATACGAATATCCGCCTGTTTGCCCAGTATGTCGGTAATGTGGCCACGCATCAGCCGTAGCGCGAAGGCAAACAGCACCGCAATCAGCACTCCAAACGCCAGAACGTACAGCGTGGGGTACGACTGAGCCGGAATGACCCGATCGTAAACCTGCATCGAAAAAATAATGCCCGCCATCGACAGCAGATTGATAAACAGCGAAGCCAGCATCACATGGCCGTAAGGGCGCAGTTTCTGTATCGCAAGCTTACGCAGCCAGTCTGGCCGGAAAGCCTCCAGATAGCGGCTGGCACGGGGATCCCGCGCCTGGGCCGACGGGCGTAGCGCCACCACCAGACAGATTTCCGACAGCAGGTCCTGAAGCGGGTAGCGATTAATGAGCTCTTCATCGCGCGTCAGGCTGACCGCCACCTGGTCCTCGCCGTCAAAGCTGAGTATGACGCCAATCTGACCGTCGCGCAGTTGGACTGCCAGCGGCAATTGCCAGCGTGAAATCTGCCCGATCTCTTCGTTCAGAATTCGCGCCTGTAGCCCGGCCTGGCGTCCCAGGTTTTTCAGTACCTGCGCCAGAGGCTGTTCGCTCTGCCAGTTAGCGGCCGCCTGCAAACTGCCCGCGGAGTATGTAATACGATAATGACGGGCCACCTGGGCGATAACCCGCTGCCAGTCGGCAATATCTTGCGCCGTTGGCGTTTCTACGTGCGGCGCTGGAAGGATGTCACTCATGAACGGATCTCCACGCCCTGGATGGCTTGTTTATCAAGAGAGAAGGCGCTACGGGTGCGCCCGGTGCTGTACAGGCAGTCGAGTTGCAGGCTTCTGAGCTGACTTCGGGTTTGCTGTTCCACGAAGCGCGACTGGAAGATCTCCTGCTCAATGTTGAGCACATCCAGTAGCGGGCGGGTGCCCAATTCAAGGTATTGCTGCTGATACAGGGTGCGGGTCTTCTCGCTCAGCGCCTGTTGGCGGGCCTGAATCAATAGCGCCTGCTGCAGACTGACCGCTTCGTTGCTGGCCTCGCTCAGTTGCTGGCGAACCTCTAACTGCGCGGTTCTTACCGCCGCCGTCGCCGCCGCCACGCTGTGCTGCGCCGCATCGCGACTGGCGGTTAGCGCTCCCCCCTGATACAGCGGCATCTGCACCCGGACCCAGGCAGAATACTGGGTCCGATCCAGGGTCTGACTGTTGGCATAGCGATCGTTCAGGTAGTGGGTAACTTCAGGTTCCAGAGAAATGGTGGGCAGCAGTTGGGCGTTCGCGCTATCCAGCTGCGCCACGGCCTGATTCATTTGGGCATGGGCTGCCAGCACTTGCGGTACCAGTTGGTCGTCGATATGCGATACCTGGCAGGCGCCATCCATCTGACGCGGGAAAACGTCACTGACTGATTGAGTCTGTTCCCACCCCAGATAAGTGGAGAGCGTGGCCCGCCAGCGTTCAAGGCTGGCCTGATACTGGGTCAGCGTCGCTCTGGCACCTTCGATACGTGCTTCGGTCTGCACCACATCCGACAGCGAACTGGCGCCTTCGCTATTGCGCTGACGCGCCAGCACGCCGATTTTATCCAGTGCCGCCAGTTGTTCCTGCGCAATGGCTACCAGCCGTTGATAGCCCTGAACCTGAACCAGCGCCGCACCGGCGTCGTGGGCGATTTTATCAATGCTCAGCAGCACCATAGCCTGCTGCTGCGCCACGGCGGCGTTCGCTTCGCGCACCGAGCTGTCGACTTTGCCGAAGTCGTACAGCATTTGTGAAATGGATAATACCAGCGACGGACTATAGCCATGATCGGTATAGGTATTGGTCACGCCGTTATTAAATCCCCCGTTGACCTGGGGATAATATTTCGCGCGTGCCACATCGACTTTCGCCGCCTGGGTAAAAAGTTTATTAATTTCTTCACTAATATCCGGATACCACTGAACGGCGCGATGTACCGCAGCGTTA
This window encodes:
- a CDS encoding glycosyltransferase: MSLSHLLERAWPQAQTLVPEKQGDGWTLFFSLGSPESRARVVTARGRSFPEAWLAGAQALQKQRHKSQVEPCWLRVEVVNKIEPLNWGQLKEKLARTKRNYFRFGLSFDAQFSRALLEMEINANAILYDGKIPVATPNAGNLARYGEQRFGEALSWPESDSETLWRFTTCGLFTDGRQVWELTSQGRYSGFRQVENWQQTALPQAITQGCDFLARQVLAQGKYEYGWFPCFDRRIGTYNALRHASSTWALIDGWSLTRNPEHKAAIERALDYLTGQLIQNFSLPDGGSADFVVDVGDEIKLGANAVAILALAKYSEVTGETRYLEQMNRLAEGIAFMQDPHSGGFVHVLNAADLSLKEAHRIIYYDGEAAFALMRLYSLTAEARWLDRVKKAVDHFIVKEHWRAHDHWLGYCINELTIYCPEEKYFRFALDNVRDHLDFVAERVTTYPTLLELMMAAQQTLTRLANSPHRGLLADFDLAKFNRALETRARYLLNGFFWPELAMYFKRPRRIVGSFFIRHHGYRVRIDDVEHYLSGYVAYLTWLRRSQRQPVALTPWSATQIMFLGENLRNVGNGIEVAMARRARLFVERLGQTPCIMTSAWNPALGQTVAQFKESGRLPQGVRVMSIYDGLLAMRDRGELSALPWQVPGPLLNRTRSDGGLYRLQFAHKDAPQRLALEVFVDGHSQALLLKHYQSRNDRSVLTRIDWHQTGSGMVSFLSESAWLAAALNATLAPEVRWHFIVDKNLPWRDFVLSDPRSRFNATVTSVIHNTHRLRNGKLKQSYAHLLVAEAPVDQILVLTREQHDDLVRDGVKPEMLRIIPNEAPLAGITPTNRDNRRVLYMARYSAEKRHDLLVRVFQRVLQAVPDAELHTWGAGPLRQGLVRQVAQLGLEASIKIHGFTDDIARLHSESCCAVLCSDQEGQSQFGLEALSYGTPLVSMAVKYGPRDLLADFDCGRLVPDGDEQALADALIEVLTHPEQQSRMRQQARLSAARFHPDIVAGYWRTWWQARSEAPQVLLCE
- a CDS encoding HlyD family type I secretion periplasmic adaptor subunit — encoded protein: MDDGALSRSQRVVVVIALLLLVTLVWAWFGTLDEVSTGTGKVIPSTREQVIQSLDGGILVALGVKEGQRVQAGQIIARLDPTRSQSNVGESEARYRAALAASARLYAEVNDLPLTFPEALKDSPQLISAESRLYHARRSQYADSLTQIKASLASVSRELEITQRLVNTGAASNVDALRLQRQKADLQLKMLDLRSQYLVQAREELSKANAESSTLSEVIKGRADSLRRMTVTSPVRGIVKNIKVNTIGGVIPPNGELMEIVPIDDRLLIETRLSPRDIAFIHPGQKALVKITAYDYAIYGGLEGQVESISPDTIQDEAKPEIYYYRVFIRTDHDFLHNKAGKRFSIVPGMIANVDIKTGEKTVLDYLIKPFNRAKEALRER
- a CDS encoding type I secretion system permease/ATPase, which gives rise to MSDILPAPHVETPTAQDIADWQRVIAQVARHYRITYSAGSLQAAANWQSEQPLAQVLKNLGRQAGLQARILNEEIGQISRWQLPLAVQLRDGQIGVILSFDGEDQVAVSLTRDEELINRYPLQDLLSEICLVVALRPSAQARDPRASRYLEAFRPDWLRKLAIQKLRPYGHVMLASLFINLLSMAGIIFSMQVYDRVIPAQSYPTLYVLAFGVLIAVLFAFALRLMRGHITDILGKQADIRISDRVFGHALRLRNSAVPRSTGSFISQLRELEQIREMVTSSTVSAVVDLPFFLLFLVVLCVIAPQLAWIAPLAAILMLAPGLMLQKKLAHLARQNVQESTLRNAVLVESIQGLEDIKLMQAENRFLQQWNGYIQITAQSGVRTRKLTQGLIAWGMSVQGMVYAGVVMLGAPLVIDGDITTGAVVAASQLSARMVAPMTALCGVLARWQQARAAKAGLDSIMSLPVENGPDEQRIASPVLHGNYRFSNALFRYHQDDPQVPLRVAKLEIEAGERIAVLGRNGAGKSTLLQALAGGIPLMEGELTLDNLSLGHIDMADVRRNVGLLTQNARLFHGTLRENLTLGAPNARDDEVFAALEVCGGADFIRRLPLGLDHLVMEGGSGLSGGQRQAILLARMLLRDPNIVLLDEPTAALDEHTERDFLQRLERWLGGRTLVVATHRTAVMALVDRVLVLKEGQLVMDMPKEQVLNRAAAPAGGDNEKQSA
- a CDS encoding TolC family outer membrane protein; this translates as MMPCYAASESDDIRTIDPQQLKAQQLPALTGQVMEPLRHQPSTPLDINAAVHRAVQWYPDISEEINKLFTQAAKVDVARAKYYPQVNGGFNNGVTNTYTDHGYSPSLVLSISQMLYDFGKVDSSVREANAAVAQQQAMVLLSIDKIAHDAGAALVQVQGYQRLVAIAQEQLAALDKIGVLARQRNSEGASSLSDVVQTEARIEGARATLTQYQASLERWRATLSTYLGWEQTQSVSDVFPRQMDGACQVSHIDDQLVPQVLAAHAQMNQAVAQLDSANAQLLPTISLEPEVTHYLNDRYANSQTLDRTQYSAWVRVQMPLYQGGALTASRDAAQHSVAAATAAVRTAQLEVRQQLSEASNEAVSLQQALLIQARQQALSEKTRTLYQQQYLELGTRPLLDVLNIEQEIFQSRFVEQQTRSQLRSLQLDCLYSTGRTRSAFSLDKQAIQGVEIRS